One stretch of Oncorhynchus keta strain PuntledgeMale-10-30-2019 chromosome 18, Oket_V2, whole genome shotgun sequence DNA includes these proteins:
- the LOC127909028 gene encoding uncharacterized protein LOC127909028, protein MTEQNDWQFLQFLQVHVHWKSYPSVLLVHWKCYPSVLLKVFVHWKCYPSVLLKVFVHWKCYPSVLLKVFVHWKCYPSVLLKVFVHWKCYPSVLLKVFVHWKCYPSVLLKVFVHWKCYPSVLLKVFVHWKCYPSVLLKVFVHWKCYPSVLLKVFVHWKCYPSVLLKVFVHWKCYPSVLLKVFVHWKCYPSVLLKVFVHWKCYPSVLLKVFVHWKCYPSVLLKVFVHWKCYPSVLLKVFVHWKCYPSVLLKVFVHWKCYPSVLLKVFVHWKCYPSVLLKVLVHWKCYPSVLLKATGPE, encoded by the exons ATGACCGAGCAGAATGACTGGCAGTTCCTTCAGTTTCTGCAAGTTCATG TTCACTGGAAGAGTTATCCCTCTGTGCTGTTAGTTCACTGGAAGTGTTATCCCTCTGTGCTGTTAAAGGTGTTTGTTCACTGGAAGTGTTATCCCTCTGTGCTGTTAAAG GTGTTTGTTCACTGGAAGTGTTATCCCTCTGTGCTGTTAAAGGTGTTTGTTCACTGGAAGTGTTATCCCTCTGTGCTGTTAAAGGTGTTTGTTCACTGGAAGTGTTATCCCTCTGTGCTGTTAAAGGTGTTTGTTCACTGGAAGTGTTATCCCTCTGTGCTGTTAAAGGTGTTTGTTCACTGGAAGTGTTATCCCTCTGTGCTGTTAAAGGTGTTTGTTCACTGGAAGTGTTATCCCTCTGTGCTGTTAAAGGTGTTTGTTCACTGGAAGTGTTATCCCTCTGTGCTGTTAAAGGTGTTTGTTCACTGGAAGTGTTATCCCTCTGTGCTGTTAAAGGTGTTTGTTCACTGGAAGTGTTATCCCTCTGTGCTGTTAAAGGTGTTTGTTCACTGGAAGTGTTATCCCTCTGTGCTGTTAAAGGTGTTTGTTCACTGGAAGTGTTATCCCTCTGTGCTGTTAAAGGTGTTTGTTCACTGGAAGTGTTATCCCTCTGTGCTGTTAAAGGTGTTTGTTCACTGGAAGTGTTATCCCTCTGTGCTGTTAAAG GTGTTTGTTCACTGGAAGTGTTATCCCTCTGTGCTGTTAAAG GTGTTTGTTCACTGGAAGTGTTATCCCTCTGTGCTGTTAAAGGTGTTTGTTCACTGGAAGTGTTATCCCTCTGTGCTGTTAAAGGTGTTAGTTCACTGGAAGTGTTATCCCTCTGTGCTGTTAAAGGCCACTGGACCCGAATAG
- the LOC118370741 gene encoding dehydrogenase/reductase SDR family member 13-like, whose amino-acid sequence MSVLLSILAVGIALYLILYYNVIRGSRCTSSVTLKGKTAIVTGSNTGIGKATALDLAKRGARVILACRSKQKAEAAVYDIRRESGSNEVVFMHLDLGSLKSVRSFAETFLKTELRLDLLINNAGMLGPGYTEDGFGMVFGVNHLGHFLLTCLLLDRLKECGPSRVVNVSALLHRLGSVNFALLGTHKDLVSGQSTWHNFRAYCHSKLCNVLFTRELANRLEGTSVTTYSLHPGVIHTEFGRNLKLWQRLFLEPISKLFFMDAERGAQTTLHCALQEGIEPLSGRYFSSCALQEVGAKGRDDALARKLWEVSERLSNLS is encoded by the exons ATGTCCGTTTTGCTATCTATTCTGGCAGTAGGAATTGCGTTGTATTTGATACTTTATTACAATGTGATCAGAGGATCAAGATGCACGAGCTCTGTGACACTTAAAGGAAAGACTGCTATTGTAACTG GGAGTAACACTGGTATTGGAAAGGCTACTGCTTTGGATTTGGCCAAGAGAGGTGCCAGGGTCATCCTTGCCTGCCGCAGCAAACAGAAAGCTGAGGCTGCTGTCTATGATATCAGAAGG GAGAGTGGGAGCAATGAGGTGGTGTTCATGCATCTGGATCTGGGCAGTCTGAAGTCTGTTCGCTCCTTTGCTGAAACCTTCCTGAAGACTGAACTCAGACTGGACCTGCTCATCAACAATGCAG GAATGCTGGGGCCTGGCTACACTGAGGATGGGTTCGGCATGGTGTTTGGGGTAAACCACTTAGGCCACTTCCTGTTGACCTGCTTGCTGCTGGACCGGCTGAAGGAGTGTGGCCCTAGTCGTGTTGTCAACGTGTCGGCTCTCCTACACCGACTAGGCTCTGTCAACTTTGCCCTCCTGGGTACCCACAAGGACCTGGTGTCAGGCCAGTCCACCTGGCATAACTTCAGGGCCTACTGCCACAGCAAGCTGTGCAACGTGCTCTTCACCCGGGAGCTGGCCAACCGCCTGGAGGGGACCAGCGTTACCACCTACAGCCTCCACCCAG GGGTCATTCACACTGAGTTTGGTCGCAACCTGAAACTATGGCAGAGGCTCTTTCTGGAGCCCATCTCTAAGCTTTTCTTCATGGATGCTGAGAGGGGAGCCCAGACTACCCTACACTGTGCCCTCCAAGAGGGGATCGAGCCGCTGAGTGGACGCTACTTCTCTTCATGTGCTCTACAGGAAGTAGGCGCCAAGGGGCGGGACGATGCTTTGGCTAGGAAGCTGTGGGAGGTGAGTGAGAGGCTATCCAACCTATCCTGA
- the LOC118370740 gene encoding dehydrogenase/reductase SDR family member 13-like, with the protein MAVFLLLAGMVVVGYMIFHNIFVKGAVCKSNVKLHGKTVIVTGSNTGIGKMTALDLARRGARVILACRNKQRAEAALADIKRESGSNEVVFMHLDLGSLKSVRSFAETFLKTERRLDLLINNAGIYMQGSTEDGLGMMFGVNYIGHFLLTNLLLDRLKECGPSRVVNVASLGHNFGKIDFNCLSTHKELGVGESATDVFNIYCNSKLCNVVFTHELAKRLKDTNVTCYSLHPGIIETELGRYANSAFLMLLKPISMLFFKNSVAGSQTTLHCALQEGLEPLSGCYFSNCTVRNVYPKARDDAVAKKLWEVSESLCGLL; encoded by the exons ATGGCTGTGTTTCTTCTTTTGGCTGGAATGGTAGTGGTGGGCTATATGATTTTTCATAATATCTTTGTCAAAGGGGCAGTTTGCAAGAGCAATGTGAAACTGCACGGGAAAACTGTAATTGTAACAG GAAGTAACACAGGCATAGGGAAGATGACAGCGCTAGATCTGGCCAGGAGAGGTGCCAGGGTCATCCTGGCCTGCCGCAACAAACAGAGAGCTGAGGCTGCGCTCGCTGACATCAAGAGG GAGAGTGGGAGCAATGAGGTGGTGTTCATGCATCTGGATCTGGGCAGTCTGAAGTCTGTTCGCTCCTTTGCTGAAACCTTCCTAAAGACTGAACGCAGATTGGACCTGCTCATCAACAATGCAG GTATTTACATGCAGGGCAGCACAGAAGACGGCTTGGGGATGATGTTTGGTGTCAACTACATCGGTCACTTCCTGTTGACCAACCTGCTTCTGGACCGTCTGAAGGAGTGCGGTCCGAGTCGAGTGGTCAACGTGGCGTCCTTGGGCCATAATTTTGGCAAAATTGATTTCAACTGCTTGAGCACTCACAAGGAGTTAGGTGTTGGCGAGTCTGCCACGGACGTCTTTAACATCTATTGCAACAGCAAGCTGTGTAACGTTGTCTTCACCCATGAGCTGGCCAAGAGACTGAAGGACACAAATGTTACCTGCTACAGCCTCCACCCTG GTATAATCGAAACTGAGCTGGGCCGTTACGCCAACTCTGCATTTTTAATGCTGTTGAAGCCCATCTCAATGTTGTTCTTCAAGAACTCTGTGGCGGGGTCTCAGACCACCCTGCACTGTGCCCTGCAGGAGGGCCTGGAGCCCCTGTCTGGATGCTACTTCTCTAACTGTACAGTCAGGAACGTCTATCCTAAGGCCAGAGATGATGCGGTGGCCAAGAAGCTATGGGAAGTCAGTGAGAGTCTGTGTGGACTCCTGTGA